ACAGCCTTTGCCAACTTTGATTATCGCCGGGTACAGCAGATGACGCCCGAAATTCCTGTACTCTTGCAGAATCCGCAAATCATCCGGAATCGTCTGAAAGTGACAGCGATTATCAACAACGCGAATGCCATCGCAAAGCTGGCTGATAGAGGCGAAGACTTTGATCACTATGTCTGGGCGTTCGTCAAAAATCATCCGATTCAACACCACATCACAAATCATGCGGAAATTCCCAATACAACTGATTTGGCCAAGCGCATGGGCAAGCAAATGAAGAAGGACGGTTTCAGTTTTACCGGCCCCGTCGTCATCTACTCGTTTATGCAGGCAGCAGGGTTGGTCAACGATCATGAAACCAGTTGCTTTGTTTATCAGTTGCTGGAAAAATAAAAGTGTTAACCGGTATTCGTCGATTGGAATGCTGACACCACTTGTCAGAGCGCGAGGAGGATCGTATCTATGGAAACAACCATTCGCAAATTCGGAGATTCAATTGGGGTCATTATTCCAAAAGAATTTCAAGCAAGAGTTGGCGAAAAGTATCAGATTCACAAGATCGCTGATACATTTGTTTTGACACCAGTTCACAAAGATTTGTTTGCTGACGAAACGAAATGGTATGGATTTAGAGATAGTATTACGGAAAGAGATCGTGAGTGGGATGAGAGCGCACTTTTATAACAAATGATATTCCATAAAGGATGCAGAATACTGAACGTTTCTGAAACATCAAAAAGCACGCCACTTCTTGTTGAAGTGACGTGCTTTTTGGTCGGCAGCCATGCGAATTCGCTGAAGATGCAATAGAAGTCTGCCATTAAGAGCAACTTATCTTGAGTGATTAGTCGTCAACGTCATTGTGCAAATCTTTCAATAAAGCATCGACCGTCTTAAAGCTTTTGGTCCGGCCAGCTTTGACATCCGCTTCTGCAGTTTGCAGCTGGCCTTCGACAATTATCTCAGGGGTAAATGGCAATTCACCACTGTCGCTAATATGCTTCAAATACATATTAATGGCAGAGGACATGTCTAATCCCATACTATTGATGATACGGAGCGCGCGATCTTTTGTTTCTGTATCAACTTCAACGTTAATGCGTGATCGAGATGCCATTGCTGCCAACCTCCTTAGGCCATTGTTGCTTTATTATGACGCAAAACCGGCGATATTGTCACCCATTATAAATGCCATGAAGAGTTCGAGAAATCCTCAATGAAAACTGAATTAAAAAAGCCCACCCGCATCAAATGCGAATGGACTCATTAAACTTAAAACGGTTTAAATTAAAGTGCCTCAGGAACCATCTTGACAGGCTTGTTGCCAATCCAGCCGGTGATTTCCTTGAAGGTGTCTGTGATGGCATCGGTGCCTGGCTTGAGCATCTTACGAGGGTCAAAGCCCTTGCCTTGTTGATCCTTGCCAGCTTCGATGTATTCACGAGTTGCTTTAGCAAAGGCAAGTTGGCATTCGGTGTTGATGTTCAACTTGGAAATACCCATGGTGATCGCCTTTTGAACTTGTTCTTGAGGGATACCGGAACCACCGTGAAGAACGAGTGGCATCTTAACGGCGTCATTCAATTCTTGCAAGCGGTCGAAGTGCAGGCCCTTCCAGTTGTCTGGATATTGGCCGTGGATGTTACCAATGCCGGCTGCCAGGAAGTCGATCCCGGTAGCTGCCAAAGTATTGGCTTCTTCAACGTCAGCTAATTCACCTTCGCCGACAACACCGTCTTCTTCACCGCCGATGGAACCAACTTCGGCTTCAACGGAAATGCCCTTGGCGTGGGCCAGCTTAACGATTTCCTTGGTCTTTTCCAAGTTATCTTCAAAGTCGAGGTCGTGGCCGTCGAACATAACGGAGTTGTAGCCGGCAGCAATAGCTTCCTTAGCAGCTTCGTAGTTACCGTGGTCCAAGTGGATAACAACCGGAACGGTGATGCTCATGGCTTTAACCGTTGCTTCGATCATGGTTTGGCAAAATTCATAGCCACCCATGTACTTAGCAGCACCCATGGAAGTCTGGATGATAACCGGAACGTTCAATTCTTGAGCACCGGCGAGAATGGCACGCGTCCATTCCAAGTTGTTGGTGTTGAAGGCACCGATACAGTAGTGACCTTTATGTGCAGCTTTTACAAGCTCTGCAGCGTTAACTAATGGCATGTAGATATCCTCCTACGAAATAT
Above is a window of Lacticaseibacillus casei DSM 20011 = JCM 1134 = ATCC 393 DNA encoding:
- a CDS encoding DNA-3-methyladenine glycosylase I gives rise to the protein MSVERQRCAWGETDNALMQQYHDEEWGRPSHDSHHLFELLSLEIMLAGLSWQTVLNKRAAFKTAFANFDYRRVQQMTPEIPVLLQNPQIIRNRLKVTAIINNANAIAKLADRGEDFDHYVWAFVKNHPIQHHITNHAEIPNTTDLAKRMGKQMKKDGFSFTGPVVIYSFMQAAGLVNDHETSCFVYQLLEK
- the fba gene encoding class II fructose-1,6-bisphosphate aldolase; the protein is MPLVNAAELVKAAHKGHYCIGAFNTNNLEWTRAILAGAQELNVPVIIQTSMGAAKYMGGYEFCQTMIEATVKAMSITVPVVIHLDHGNYEAAKEAIAAGYNSVMFDGHDLDFEDNLEKTKEIVKLAHAKGISVEAEVGSIGGEEDGVVGEGELADVEEANTLAATGIDFLAAGIGNIHGQYPDNWKGLHFDRLQELNDAVKMPLVLHGGSGIPQEQVQKAITMGISKLNINTECQLAFAKATREYIEAGKDQQGKGFDPRKMLKPGTDAITDTFKEITGWIGNKPVKMVPEAL
- a CDS encoding type II toxin-antitoxin system RelB/DinJ family antitoxin, which translates into the protein MASRSRINVEVDTETKDRALRIINSMGLDMSSAINMYLKHISDSGELPFTPEIIVEGQLQTAEADVKAGRTKSFKTVDALLKDLHNDVDD